The proteins below are encoded in one region of Candidatus Cloacimonadota bacterium:
- a CDS encoding LiaF-related protein produces the protein MNFIFSSFFWGFIIVLLGLSILIKAIFHIRIPFFSIVFAFIFIYIGLRILFGTFGIRTSHNTIIFSDSTVKARNYDNHYNVVFGKGIIDLSDISLTDQNIQVEVNTVFGEGIIEINPEIPTIIKINSVFAGARLPEGSVAALGSSEYKTKSFDESKSYLKIKADVVFGELKIIEHSQ, from the coding sequence ATGAATTTTATATTTAGTAGTTTCTTCTGGGGCTTTATTATTGTTCTGCTTGGTTTAAGTATTTTAATTAAAGCAATATTTCATATTAGAATTCCCTTTTTCTCAATTGTCTTTGCTTTTATTTTTATTTACATTGGATTAAGAATCCTGTTTGGAACTTTTGGAATTAGAACAAGCCATAATACTATTATCTTCAGTGATTCTACTGTTAAGGCAAGAAATTATGACAATCATTATAATGTTGTTTTTGGAAAAGGGATTATAGACCTATCTGACATATCTCTAACAGACCAAAATATTCAAGTGGAAGTAAACACTGTTTTTGGTGAAGGAATAATAGAAATCAATCCCGAAATTCCAACAATAATTAAAATAAATTCAGTTTTTGCGGGTGCAAGATTGCCAGAAGGTAGTGTGGCTGCTTTAGGTTCATCAGAATATAAAACAAAAAGTTTTGATGAAAGTAAAAGCTATCTTAAAATTAAAGCAGATGTTGTTTTTGGCGAATTGAAAATTATTGAACATTCGCAGTAA